The following coding sequences are from one Primulina eburnea isolate SZY01 chromosome 15, ASM2296580v1, whole genome shotgun sequence window:
- the LOC140815232 gene encoding uncharacterized protein: protein MALHHPVNELESGSGASTPRSDHHHNDCATAQQPRIRFMCSFGGKIVPRPHDNLLRYVGGDTRIVCVHRHTNFSSLLSKLSKLSGTINMSIKYQLPNEDLDALITVTSDEDVENMMEEYNRLTHSHKLARLRLFLFPIDIATSINSILDGSARRESWFIDTLNGGPVVLDGGRSEVSSVVSEVPNYLFGLDNSDDAMKDVNKMKNKILFKGSIPISDPGSPAPVVSSPFSSTSPPPAEAPSSAQVIPDLPHVRTKPVNPVRVVEPTKETQVIQEMVMNEKTDPQLTEYSGTPIWHYPSPVVQPVPAVYYVPGSHISTGNIPVQPVPIPGQFLQPFQVASNQVPSGFPVYGAGMTHYEMPVRIISDSSTQTMYYAARNPGIVPGMVVPGGGEMQGPGKDVMPGRAAQGS, encoded by the coding sequence ATGGCGTTGCACCACCCAGTGAACGAGCTAGAATCAGGCTCCGGAGCGTCTACGCCACGCTCCGACCACCACCACAATGACTGCGCCACCGCCCAGCAGCCAAGAATCCGTTTCATGTGCAGCTTCGGCGGGAAAATCGTGCCCCGCCCCCACGACAACCTGCTCCGTTACGTCGGCGGAGACACCCGCATCGTTTGTGTTCACCGCCACACGAATTTCTCCTCCCTCCTCTCCAAACTCTCCAAGCTATCAGGCACAATAAACATGAGCATAAAGTACCAGCTCCCCAACGAAGACCTAGACGCGCTAATCACGGTCACGTCTGATGAAGACGTCGAAAACATGATGGAAGAGTATAATCGGCTCACCCATAGCCATAAATTGGCTAGGCTCAGATTATTTCTTTTCCCGATTGATATCGCCACCAGCATCAACTCCATTCTTGACGGCTCGGCTAGGCGGGAGAGCTGGTTCATTGACACTCTTAATGGTGGGCCTGTAGTCCTTGATGGCGGCCGGTCGGAGGTGTCTTCTGTTGTGTCCGAGGTACCTAATTACTTATTCGGATTGGATAATTCCGACGATGCCATGAAAGACGTTAACaagatgaaaaataaaattcttttcAAAGGAAGTATACCTATATCCGACCCTGGTTCACCCGCCCCGGTAGTTTCCTCGCCGTTCAGCTCCACGTCACCACCACCGGCCGAAGCCCCATCCAGCGCCCAAGTGATTCCCGATCTTCCTCATGTCAGAACCAAACCCGTTAACCCGGTTCGAGTAGTGGAACCCACCAAGGAAACTCAAGTTATCCAAGAGATGGTCATGAATGAGAAAACGGATCCTCAGCTTACAGAGTATTCGGGCACACCTATATGGCATTATCCAAGTCCAGTAGTGCAGCCTGTACCCGCTGTGTATTACGTGCCCGGTAGTCATATTTCAACCGGGAACATCCCAGTTCAACCCGTTCCGATTCCAGGTCAGTTCTTACAGCCCTTTCAAGTAGCTTCAAATCAAGTACCTTCCGGGTTTCCTGTATACGGTGCTGGCATGACACATTATGAAATGCCGGTCAGAATTATATCCGATAGTTCAACTCAAACAATGTATTATGCGGCGAGAAACCCTGGAATCGTTCCGGGTATGGTTGTTCCCGGTGGAGGAGAAATGCAGGGACCCGGAAAAGATGTCATGCCAGGTCGAGCCGCTCAAGGATCTTGA
- the LOC140814060 gene encoding uncharacterized protein: MSRFLTGRNIWRVSQTSPINRVSIYWEKSKHGSFDRAGFNCSLQYRLYLQYSFPSRRHAWNAAFDIGKGFCNGYIRHHSVLPLSNTIAHHAGVAWKRLAQVCALSGWNFLPLHRMAQAVSLALSNSYMAVPGIFALVCGTQVAWAQALQDKNVFRPRNTLYIRTEDSRLFLTTLILSIFHAFLLLLRAIFLVVLFTPSIAMAPFADSFGPQFRKLWLQVVHQTLERAGPAFIKWGQWAATRPDLFPRDLCSELSKLHTKAPEHSFSYTKKAIEKAFGRKISEIFDDFEVEPVASGSIAQVHRASLRSRYPGRQMKPLLVAVKVRHPGVGESIKRDFEIMNIVAKISNFIPALTWLRLDESIQQFAVFMMSQVDLSREASHLSRFIYNFRRWKDVSFPKPVYPLVHPAVLVETFEDGESVSYFVDELEGNERLKSSLAHIGTHALLKMLLVDNFVHADMHPGNILVRVARKKSSRKKLFKTKPHVIFIDVGMTAELSNYDRSNLLEFFKAVARRDGRTAAQCTLRLSKKQNCPNPEAFIQEVKESFDFWGTREGDLVHPAECMLQVLEQVRRHKVNVDGNVCAVMVTILVLEGWQRKLDPDYDMMHTLQTLLLKSDWAKSLSYTIEGLMAP, from the exons ATGTCAAG ATTCTTGACTGGTAGAAACATCTGGAGAGTGTCACAAACTTCACCAATAAACCGAGTTAGCATCTATTGGGAAAAATCAAAACATGGTTCCTTTGACAGAGCCGGTTTCAACTGTTCTCTCCAATATAGACTCTACCTGCAGTATTCTTTTCCCAGCAGAAGACATGCTTGGAACGCGGCATTTGATATTGGAAAAGGTTTCTGTAATGGTTATATACGGCATCATTCAGTTCTTCCATTGAGTAACACTATAGCTCATCATGCCGGAGTTGCTTGGAAGCGGTTGGCACAAGTGTGTGCGCTTAGTGGCTGGAATTTTCTCCCCTTACACAGGATGGCTCAGGCTGTCAGCTTGGCCTTGAGCAATTCTTACATGGCTGTTCCTGGTATATTTGCTCTAGTCTGTGGAACACAGGTGGCATGGGCACAAGCGCTTCAAGACAAAAATGTCTTTCGGCCAAGAAATACTTTATACATACGTACAGAAGACAGCCGTCTCTTCTTGACTACATTGATCCTATCCATATTCCATGCCTTTTTGTTGTTATTAAGAGCTATATTTTTGGTTGTTCTGTTTACACCAAGCATTGCCATGGCTCCATTTGCGGATAGTTTTGGACCTCAATTCAGGAAATTGTGGCTTCAGGTTGTTCATCAAACTCTAGAAAGGGCTGGACCTGCATTCATAAAATGGGGCCAGTGGGCTGCCACACGACCAGATCTCTTTCCTAGAGACTTGTGCAGCGAATTGTCAAAGCTTCACACAAAAGCCCCGGAACATAGTTTTTCCTACACAAAGAAGGCTATTGAGAAAGCTTTTGGCCGTAAGATTTCTGAAATTTTCGATGATTTTGAGGTAGAACCTGTGGCCTCTGGAAGTATCGCTCAAGTACATAGAGCTTCTCTGCGGTCTCGATATCCTGGTCGTCAGATGAAACCATTGCTAGTTGCAGTAAAGGTGAGACATCCAGGAGTCGGCGAATCTATAAAACGGGATTTTGAAATAATGAATATAGTGgcaaaaatctcaaacttcaTTCCTGCTCTGACTTGGTTGAGATTGGATGAAAGCATACAGCAGTTCGCAGTTTTTATGATGTCTCAGGTTGATCTTTCTCGAGAAGCTTCTCACTTGAGCCGCTTCATTTATAATTTTCGTAGATGGAAGGATGTTTCCTTCCCAAAACCTGTATATCCTTTAGTACATCCAGCTGTTTTGGTGGAAACTTTTGAGGATGGAGAAAGTGTTTCTTACTTTGTCGATGAGCTTGAAGGGAATGAGCGACTAAAAAGTTCTCTTGCCCATATTGGAACACATGCTCTGCTTAAGATGCTTCTG GTAGACAACTTTGTTCATGCCGACATGCATCCTGGAAACATCCTAGTTCGTGTAGCTAGAAAGAAATCTTCCCGGAAAAAGCTGTTCAAAACCAAGCCTCATGTCATATTCATTGACGTGGGAATGACTGCGGAACTTTCTAATTATGATCGCTCAAATTTACTTGAGTTCTTTAAAGCTGTAGCTCGTAGAGATGGCAGAACTGCAGCACAGTGCACTCTGAGATTATCAAAGAAACAGAACTGCCCAAACCCTGAGGCCTTCATTCAG GAAGTGAAGGAATCGTTTGATTTTTGGGGTACCCGAGAAGGAGATCTGGTTCATCCTGCTGAATGCATGCTACAAGTTCTTGAGCAAGTCCGGCGTCATAAAGTCAACGTTGATGGCAATGTTTGCGCTGTGATGGTCACTATTCTGGTCCTTGAG GGCTGGCAGCGGAAGCTCgatccagattatgatatgatgcaTACATTACAAACACTGCTTCTTAAATCCGACTGGGCGAAATCACTTTCTTACACAATTGAAGGACTCATGGCCCCTTGA
- the LOC140815233 gene encoding LOW QUALITY PROTEIN: transcription factor MYB41-like (The sequence of the model RefSeq protein was modified relative to this genomic sequence to represent the inferred CDS: deleted 2 bases in 2 codons), with the protein MGRSPCCEKNGLKKGPWTPEEDQKLIDYININGCGNWRTLPKNAGLHRCGKSCRLRWTNYLRPDIKRGRFSFEEEETIIQLHSILGNKWSAIAARLPGRTDNEIKNYWNTHIRKRLLRMGVDPVTHSPRLDLLDLSQVLQSSFYDNSTPQMNFSRLLGLQPWINPQLIRLATSLLSSQRQNHEFITPTASPINYSSQMQTPINQDLQNPNPCLDSTPSAALFEQNQAYNQFTQYGDVEQFSHTLSGFRPTQEIQEFNEWQHNNGMTRDLTEDCVPLMNYGCNASGQHVMDPINSSSETPTFHSNNSSNDFGFQSVLSNISTPSSSPAALHSNSNYIYGTTSSTDQDDIRESCSDIFQFEISDIFNDFM; encoded by the exons ATGGGAAGAAGTCCTTGCTGTGAAAAAAATGGACTCAAGAAAGGGCCGTGGACGCCGGAAGAAGATCAGAAGctcattgattatatcaatataAATGGCTGTGGAAACTGGAGAACTCTTCCGAAGAATGCTG GATTGCATAGATGTGGAAAGAGTTGCCGGCTGCGATGGACGAACTATCTCCGACCCGATATCAAAAGGGGGCGATTTTCATTTGAAGAAGAAGAGACGATTATTCAACTTCACAGCATCCTAGGAAACAA GTGGTCCGCAATAGCTGCTCGGCTACCCGGACGAACCGATAATGAAATCAAGAATTACTGGAACACGCATATTCGAAAAAGGCTTCTACGAATGGGAGTCGACCCCGTGACTCACAGTCCTCGACTTGATCTTCTGGATCTTTCC CAGGTCCTGCAGTCATCTTTCTACGACAATTCGACGCCACAAATGAATTTTTCGAGGTTACTAGGTTTGCAACCTTGGATTAATCCTCAGTTGATAAGATTAGCAACTTCCCTTTTATCCAGCCAGCGCCAAAACCATGAGTTTATAACACCCACGGCTTCACCAATCAATTATTCTTCTCAAATGCAAACCCCGATTAATCAAGATTTGCAAAACCCTAATCCTTGTTTGGATTCTACACCTTCTGCTGCTCTGTTCGAGCAAAATCAAGCTTATAACCAGTTCACTCAATACGGAGATGTCGAACAGTTCTCACATACTCTTTCAGGGTTCAGGCCAACCCAAGAAATCCAAGAGTTTAATGAATGGCAGCATAACAATGGAATGACCAGAGATTTGACAGAAGATTGTGTACCATTAATGAACTACGGCTGTAACGCGTCAGGCCAACATGTCATGGATCCTATAAATTCATCTTCAGAGACTCCTACTTTTCACTCCAATAACAGCAGCaatgattttggtttccagtcCGTTCTA TCAAATATATCGACCCCTTCATCGAGTCCAGCCGCGTTGCATTCTAATTCGAACTATATCTACGGTACTACTAGCAGCACCGATCAAGACGACATAAGGGAAAGCTGCAGCGACATTTTTCAGTTTGAAATTTCagatatttttaatgatttcaTGTAG
- the LOC140814882 gene encoding vesicle-associated protein 4-2-like, with translation MAIAVDKSPSTDGKVWGLFKLPFRNSPSTTTSSSSNFAQYQQNYGNGNSATQSQVEASGSHGSSVSSVARSVLLTRRRLKLDPSNKLYFPYEPGKQVRSAIKIKNTSKSHVAFKFQTTAPKSCFMRPPGAILAPGESIIATVFKFVEHPENNEKLMDQKSKVKFKIMSLKVKEPMDYVPELFDEHKDQVSVEQILRVVFLDVERPSPALEKLNRQLAEAEAELEARKKPSEDTGPKFIGEGLVIDEWKERRERYLARQQVEGIDS, from the exons ATGGCAATCGCGGTCGACAAATCGCCATCGACGGACGGAAAAGTATGGGGGCTGTTCAAGCTTCCATTCCGAAATTCGCCGTCGACTACGACGTCATCTTCGTCCAATTTCGCTCAGTATCAGCAGAATTACGGTAATGGAAACAGTGCTACTCAATCTCAGGTGGAAGCATCTGGTTCTCACGGAAGCTCGGTTTCTTCTGTGGCCAGATCTGTGCTCCTCACACGACGTCGTTTGAAGCTCGATCCCTCGAATAAGCTCTATTTTCCTT ATGAACCTGGTAAGCAAGTCCGAAGTgcaatcaaaataaaaaatacaagCAAGTCTCATGTAGCTTTTAAG TTCCAAACAACTGCACCAAAAAGCTGTTTCATGCGTCCTCCTGGGGCCATTCTTGCTCCCGGTGAGAGTATCATAGCAACTG TGTTCAAGTTTGTCGAGCACCCAGAAAACAATGAAAAGCTGATGGACCAGAAAAGCAAAGTGAAGTTTAAAATAATGAGCCTAAAAGTGAAAGAACCAATGGACTATGTACCCGAACTG TTCGATGAGCACAAGGATCAAGTGTCTGTGGAACAAATACTTAGGGTTGTGTTTCTAGATGTGGAACGCCCCAGCCCT GCTTTAGAGAAACTAAATCGCCAGTTGGCTGAAGCTGAGGCTGAACTCGAGGCTCGCAAGAAGCCTTCTGAAGACACAGGTCCAAAGTTTATCGGAGAAGGGCTCGTCATTGATGAATGG AAAGAAAGAAGAGAAAGATACCTAGCTCGACAACAAGTGGAAGGGATAGATTCTTGA
- the LOC140815702 gene encoding putative FBD-associated F-box protein At1g61330: MASKEVRSRKNSPSSQERTKYFYVPEEVIEEILAYLPIKDAACLSILSKRFVNSWKLCRDLSFTKEISRKFSKEEFNWVHKAIQCGITELELDFTVAEQTYMLSFFLTNIENLKLLKLNKCELDFIPTPDGSCPLLQITLQNVRVPSFTLEAIFSNCLKLRTLELTNCEFLYNLKILAQDLKGFTVLVVKNCTWSSVNED; encoded by the exons atggctTCTAAAGAAGTAAGAAGTCGTAAAAATTCGCCATCAAGCCAAGAGAGAACCAAATATTTTTATGTCCCTGAAGAAGTCATCGAAGAAATCTTGGCTTATTTGCCGATCAAGGATGCGGCTTGTCTATCTATCTTATCAAAAAGATTTGTGAATTCTTGGAAATTATGCCGCGACCTCTCCTTCACAAAAGAgatttcaaggaaattttcaaaaGAAGAATTC AATTGGGTACACAAGGCAATTCAATGTGGAATAACTGAGTTAGAATTAGATTTCACCGTAGCGGAGCAAACCTACATGCTAAGTTTTTTCCTTACAAATATTGAGAATTTGAAACTTTTGAAACTCAATAAATGTGAGCTAGATTTCATACCTACGCCAGATGGTTCGTGCCCTTTGCTGCAAATAACGTTGCAAAATGTTAGAGTCCCCTCCTTTACATTGGAAGCAATATTTTCAAACTGTCTAAAGCTAAGGACCTTAGAATTGACAAATTGCGAATTTCTCTACAATTTGAAGATTTTGGCTCAAGATTTAAAAGGGTTTACGGTGTTGGTTGTGAAAAACTGTACCTGGTCTTCTGTTAATGAGGATTAA